The Methylomicrobium agile genome has a segment encoding these proteins:
- a CDS encoding IS3 family transposase (programmed frameshift): MKTKTTNHYSPEIRERAIRMVSEHQSEYASEWAAIQSIAAKMGCTAETLRRWIRQSQKTNDEAKGSISSESERIKALEREVRELRQANEILRKASAYFCTGGARPPVQTMNAFIDEHREAYGVEPICKVLPIAPSTYYLHAARAANPELRSTRAKQDEALSQQIRRVWDESFQAYGARKVWWQLQREGLAVARCTVERLMQQMGLKGIVRGKTVKTTISDADAACPLDRVNRQFSAERPNALWVADFTYVRTWQGFVYVAFVIDVFSRYIVGWKVSASAHTDFVLDALEQALHDRQPVRDGGLIHHSDRGVQYVSIRYTERLSEAGVEASVGSVGDSYDNALAETINGLYKAELIHKQSWKNREAVELATLTWVDWFNHRRLLGPIGNIPPAEAEARYYQQLSESAIAA, translated from the exons ATGAAAACGAAAACAACAAATCATTATTCACCGGAGATTCGGGAACGAGCCATTCGCATGGTGAGCGAGCATCAGAGTGAATACGCTTCGGAATGGGCGGCTATTCAGTCGATTGCCGCCAAGATGGGTTGCACAGCTGAAACGCTACGCCGCTGGATCAGGCAATCGCAAAAAACCAACGATGAGGCGAAAGGTTCGATCAGCAGCGAATCGGAACGGATCAAAGCGCTGGAGCGGGAAGTTCGCGAATTACGCCAAGCCAACGAGATTCTGCGCAAGGCGTCGGCTTATT TTTGCACAGGCGGAGCTCGACCGCCCGTTCAAACGATGAACGCCTTTATCGATGAACATCGCGAGGCTTATGGGGTCGAGCCAATCTGCAAAGTATTGCCGATTGCCCCATCGACGTATTATCTGCACGCAGCACGCGCCGCTAATCCTGAATTGCGCTCAACCCGGGCCAAGCAGGACGAGGCTCTAAGCCAGCAGATTCGCCGAGTTTGGGATGAAAGTTTCCAAGCCTACGGCGCCCGCAAAGTCTGGTGGCAATTGCAGCGCGAAGGCTTGGCTGTGGCTCGTTGTACGGTGGAACGCCTGATGCAGCAAATGGGACTGAAAGGGATCGTACGCGGCAAAACGGTGAAGACTACGATCAGCGATGCCGACGCGGCTTGCCCTTTGGATCGCGTCAACCGGCAGTTCAGTGCCGAGCGTCCGAATGCGTTATGGGTGGCCGATTTCACCTATGTCAGAACTTGGCAAGGCTTTGTTTATGTGGCCTTCGTGATCGATGTCTTCTCCCGCTATATCGTTGGCTGGAAGGTCTCTGCCTCAGCGCACACCGACTTTGTACTGGATGCGCTGGAGCAGGCGTTACATGACCGGCAACCCGTGCGTGACGGCGGCCTGATTCACCATAGCGATCGCGGCGTGCAGTACGTGTCGATTCGCTATACCGAACGTCTGTCAGAAGCTGGCGTTGAGGCATCCGTGGGTAGCGTCGGCGACTCTTATGACAATGCTCTGGCTGAAACCATCAATGGCTTGTATAAGGCCGAGCTGATTCATAAACAATCCTGGAAGAATCGCGAAGCCGTCGAACTCGCCACTTTGACCTGGGTTGACTGGTTTAATCATCGACGCTTGCTAGGGCCAATTGGTAATATCCCTCCGGCAGAAGCCGAAGCAAGATATTATCAACAACTTTCCGAGTCGGCTATCGCGGCATGA